The region CTAAGGGACACAATTTTCTAATTGGACGCCAACATCCCAATTGTTTGCAGGTTGTCAGTGTTTACATAGTCTCCTACGTCTAGATCTTCCGCGCTTAAAGTGGCGTAAAACTTCTTTCGGTCAAGGATTGACTGGGTGAGAGGGGTCTAGGCATATGGTCCTGTCATCCAGGACTGTAAGTTGAAAGCAGATAacaaaaagaatgaaaagaacgAATTGAACTAATAATAAAAAAGattacttacccactcgctggaagtctagcacCAACATAGGATTCTTATCCAAAAGGAACCCGAATGTCATAAACCAGTAGTGTCTGACATCTGGAGGGTGTTTCTAGGAGCTGGTGAGAGCAGGATAATTGTTGTGACGCTTCAATCTGTAGAAGCCATCCTGGGTCTTGTCCTTGGCATTAAGCTGCAGTTCCAGCTTATAGAAGTACAACACCTCAGCTGGGGTTGGCTCTGATATCTCCCTCTCCACACGGAAGATGCACCATCCCGCGAGAAGTCGGTAAGCTTGGGGTAAGATCTGAAAGGGCGCGATCCCCACAAACTTCAGGAATTGCGCAAAATAATTGtgaagcgggagagtggctcccgcgctgatgtggtCCATGGTCCGGGCCCCAAATTCGCCCACGCTGGTGTGGGCTTTTCCTCCTTCCTGGCCAGGCGGTTATAAAAAAGTTCAGGTGTGGACTCCACTCTCAAATGCCTCTCCAGAGCGTCTAGTATCCGGTAGTTTCGGAACAAATTCTTCTCCTCGTGCATCTCCCAGGTGTTGCCGCTGGGGGTTTATGTCCTTCCAGGTTGAAAGGGGCcgcttggacatactcttctagGTGGAGGGTGACGTTGTGTCTCATGactgatgatctgggaacaaaagGAAACGAAGCAAataaccaagcagttagcaccaaaacccaaaaagtttggttaaggtatgggggctctcctacgaactgcttggaagagtcccctctGGATCAAATTCGGGATCACCAAAGATCCAAAAAACCCTGAAGGGAGCAAAtaagaagagtttttctaaagtTTCCCCAAGTCAGACTATTACCATTTGTTCAGGGACGACGCAGACCTGGAAGGATCCGGGACAACCCATACAATGTGATTATACTATTCTAGTGCACCCAGAGCAACCCTAAACAGTGGCCCCAGCTCTAACAACCCTATAGCTATAAAAGCAATATAACAAAATGATAAGCACGAGAAAACATAAGTAAAAGGTTTGGAAAACTTACTGTAAAGTGCTGATCGTGGAGGATGACGTGTTTCCGGCGACAGTGATGGCAAAAGCATAGTCTTGAACAGGCGAAGGCGACATATAAGTTCGTCCAATGGTCGAGTTGAGGTCACATTTTCAGGCAAGGGCCCAGAGATCAAACGCGTCGGAAAGAGACGACGACGAAGACAGAGTAATTGACGGAGAATTTTGTCGGCAAGCTCGGACATAAAAAGTTCTCTCTGTAGGTTCGTTTGTTCAGAATGCGTAAAATTTATAAATGAAAGTctaggggtatttataaggaccaAAAGCGTGTTTTTGATCTAACGGTTCGGAATGACCCCCCACATCGGACAGTCCCGGATCAGGCAGGGGTTTTAATTAGCCTACTCGAGTATCGGATCGCGGGTTCCCCAAGTCGCGATTCGCGCCACCTCGATCCAACGGTCCAAAGGAAAGGCATTTCAAAAGTTGTCCCATCCAACAATCCTCAATGATGCAGAAATATTAAAGGATCCGTTCGTGCATATGGGACACTTCAGAATTTACACTGACGTTTGGTTGCCGACACGAAAACCAAGAGATTGTCTCCTAATCTGTCAGACACAAGTATCATTGACGTGCCAGTTATAGGGGGACACGTGTGTGTAGCATGATGAAGTTGAAAGGTCGAGGATCATCCAAACAGCCTTGAAACAAACGAACCTgggctctggtaaacgaaccagggtcctAGTAAATGGTTCGGGCCCTTGGGATTCGATCAGGGATGCTAACTCAAATGCTTTTTATACAAGTTCCCGTCTATCGATGCTCCACGAAAACAGACCCGTCTCTTGAGGAATGAACCGGGATGTCAAGAATTGATCCGGGAAAGGAAGCAAGCCTTCATTGTGCAAGCACAGATAGAGGCttagggggtaaatgttatcccgtTTCCTCCCTCCCTTCTCGGGTCCGTACATTCAATCCATGAGTCACCCTGAAGGGACCTAAGGCCTAGATCGGGCCCAATAGAGGAGATGAGTCCCAATGGCCCAAATATCAATACAACCCAACATTGTCCCGGAATGAAAGAGGGGATCGTGAGGTTGGCATGTTTCATTCTCCTGGACCCTTCGTATGATGTGCCCGGAATGCggtaaggatattaattcctcaAGTTTGAAAATGGACCGGGAGGACCGTAGACGACCCTGgatcctggtaaacgaaccaggatcATGGTTAATGAAGAAGGATGTTAGTAAACGAACCCAGACCTGGCGACCAGGTTGGGTGCGATAAGCTGTCCCTGATACTAACATCGCCCCAAGAAACACAGAGTTTTGTCCCCATAACTAaatgcagaagaggttacatacggaatgtcgGCGTTATTCCAGAACCGTACCACCATTGCTCTGACAGGTCCTGTCCCCCGGATCTCCTTAAAAGCCCATGCGAACCAAACTAGAGCTACGTACTGCTGTCGGCCTTGTGGCGTGGTTATGCTAGGggcggcccaatgggccctgattagcgTATTCTACTTAATAAAATcttttgtattaagcctccatcagcGAGCAAATGATGTTTATACTCCTATTGGCCCGAATTAGTCTGACCCAAACCCAGAGCACTCAACTGCCTGtaaatatgaacagttgtgcaCTGTGGAAGGGATCcaatttttctcttgtaagcatataCTCTGCTCAAATTCAGAGAAATTTCATTACTAAAGCTACTAAAATCTCTAATACAATTgattcgtggactaaggctttttaacgccccaaccacgtaaaatttctTGTGTGATAACTTCTAACCCTTTCTTTCTAAGCtattttatcttttataattctagttttcgaaaaactcggtaaacatgtATAATATAAAAGTGCGAGGTAAAATAGAAAGGGAAATTTTAAGTTCTATGCATCATAacataggatttttttttttaatattccaaCTTAAACACTCCTCCCATTAATGTGCCATCAACCATGTTTTGGATAAAATACTCCTTTCATAAACATTCCTCCCATTAATGTGCACccatgattaattttttttattctacaTAAAAAATTTAAGGCTTTAAATATGCTAGACATGTAGATCTTAAAAACAAAatactaagattaaaaaaaaaaactaaaacggACATTTAAGCAAAAAGTTATGACTCAccaaaattttcataaaatttcaaCGCAGAGCATCGATATAACATGATgtatcatcgattttgcatcattttcgctaaaaatcaagtttttatgattgcatcgcaagaacaTCGATAAAACATCGAAACaacattgattttgcatcgaaaaaacatcgttttgataataaaaaaacaaagttTTCAAGATTGCATCAATTTTCCATCAAAtttgcatcgattttgcatcgaattTGCATAGTTTTGGACAAAAAATCAAATTTTGTGGATGCATCACAATTGCATTGAAATAACATCATTTttgtacaaaaaaaataaaataataaaaacgaTGTTATTTCGATGTTTctttgatataattgtgatgcatcCACAAAATTTGATTTTTTGGGCAAAATTGTGCAAAATCGATGTAATATTGAAAACTTGGTTTTTGTTGTTGTTACCAAAACGaagttttttcgatgcaaaattgatgttgtTCCGATGCTTTTTTGATGCTCTTgagatgcaatcatgaaaacttggtTTTCGGCCGaaatgatgcaaaatcgatggtacattgaTGCTATATGGATGTTCTGCTCTGAAATTTGACAAAAATTTTGGTGAttcataactttttttttttgcttaaatgtttattttagttgatttattttttagatctacacgtttaacatatttaaaatgttaaatttttGATGTAGAATACAAAAATTAATTATGAATGCGTATTAATACGAGAGAGAATATTaatacgagagagagagagagaagtttcATCAAATAGGAATTATAGTCAAAATTATAGAAAATGATATCTATTTGAGATACTTTGTGATAAAGATGAGAGGATGGATATTATTAAGCATATAAAAGAGATATTTTTTTTTGAAGCCAAGCATGCTTATATCTCACTTTGTGCAGATTTCAAATGGCAGTAGAGGGAAATTGGGGGCCATCATCacttttgtattattattattttataaattctgtaaaaatatagtcatatcatatcaaCTGCAGTAACAGTCACACAACAGCATAATAAATATTTAGCAAATAGAATATTTCAATACAACGAAAAATTAACACAACCCTCACCAAATCTCAGTAATCAGTATAGTAAAAGAACAATGGCTATCGGAGAAGGCGCCGACCAGTCTACACTGTCGGGCGGCGTGACCTTCAGGCTCCGGTGGGACGTGTTTCTGAGCTTCAGGGGTGAAGATACGCGCGATAACGTCACTAAAAGCCTCTACGAGTCTCTCGAGAAGAAAGGCGTCCGAACCTTCCGAGACGACGATGGCCTCAATCGTGGGGAAGAGATCGCTCCCTCCTTGCTGGAGGCTATCGACGACTCGGCTGCCGCCGTTGTTATCTTTTCGAAGAGGTACGCCGACTCTCGGTGGTGTTTGGAAGAGTTGGCCAAAATTTGCGAAAGCCCTAATAAGTTGATTCTGCCAGTTTTCTGCGAGGTCGCTCCTGGAGATGTCCGGAAACAGATCGGACCTTATGAAAAAGATTTTCAACATCACGAGAAGAATCGATCACCCGAATTGGTAGAGCGTTGGAGGAAAGCCCTGAACAAGATTGGAAATATTTCTGGATGGGTTATCGACAATAGGTAAATCATAAGTTTCCGTCTTTTGTGTGTGCGTGTGTAtacatattaatttatatatatatttgccttcaatcaaaaaatattaataaaaaacaaattcataaaaaaataaaaaacaataaagatCTTAGATCTATACTGATGAAGTATTAAAGAGAACCTAActtaaaattatttgaataaattctAACATAATTCATTAGAAATTAGATCAAAGAAATATTGCAGACTTTTCTGAAAAAATTAGGGCTTTATTGTATTATTACTAATTTTTTATACACTTATTTTTCTCTATCATTTTCATACccttcaaaatattttttttgtacaaatttatttatttgtaaatatattttttcctcCTTTGTAATATATTGTTTAAAGAATTTAAACATCTTTATTACTctcaatttaaaaaatttatatttttttgtcaattttttaaagtttttaaataTAGTAAAGCTTaatcacaatttttatttttaactcaaaataaaaaattatatatacattttgtaattaaattttttcatcgtattacaataaaaaaatattattaaattttatgctttgtaataaacaaaataagtaaaaataagtttttaaacaataaactaaataatatatatatgggATATGGAGGTGTGTTAATTAGGGGTGTGCACGGTGTGGTTTGagcggtttgaacactttttaatacaccacgccacgagtgcggtgtagtagctagaacacaccgtgcggtgtgatttcggtgcaccaaaccgaccaaaccaaaccattttttgcagTGTGGTTTGGTTGGTTTTCCACGGTGTAAGTGTCTTAAAAAAATGTGTGAGATAGAGATGGTGACAAGGAGGATGCGCAAATGAGATGGGAAAGAAAGGAGTTGTGTATGATGTGCTAGAGAATAAGGTATATACCCTAATTTAAGTGGGATCCTAGTTTCAAATTGGGTTactaaaaaatggtatatatgtaaagtttaatcttttttaacatatttgtaagtatacggtgcggtgtggtgcaaatcaaaatttcacaccgccaaaccgcGTACCGCACCACGCGGTTTAGATaaaatacaaaccataccgaaccattcTACTTTTAACACCGCTACTTTTAACACCGCAGTTTGCGGTGTAATGTGGTGCGGTGCTGTCAGTCGCCGCGGTTTgccggtttagatgctcacccctagttAATGTAGCAAAATAttgaaaatactaaaattattataaataatagaaAAGTGTTATCAAATATGttgaattttttaattaaattctaatcaaatgaaattaaaattaaggctttatataatttatttctaAGTCTTTGATAACTTTTAATATTCCTTTCTTAAACAAAACAGAAAAGTTTGTCGTTACTTTTTCTTTATAATTAATTATGAAACATATAAGTACTTTTATTTGGACGACCGCAGTACCCTCAAAAGTAAACGAGGGACTTGAGAAAAAAGCCATTAAttacttcttatgaaaaaatgaATGGAGAATTGGATAAATTATATCtcattatctctctctctctgaatGTACGTATATATATTCtctttgtatgtatatatatgggGGTTTTGTATGTGTTGAGTAGTTTGATTGCTCTTCCCACAAAGATACTATAAAATAAAGTATACTCTGGctagttcttattgtttaataTTCTTTAATTTGTTTCCGTTCAGTATTTTAATATTGAATGTATCAAACGAGGATTGACTTTTTCTTGTAAATCTTTTATCTTTTTTAAGAAACGTTTTGCAGGAGAAAATAAAATCCTTAacaaaaattcatgcatgtcaaGACTTTTATATGGACGGTTGAAATTATGTTATGATATCACCCTGGTCTTGTACAATAATTAATCAATCTACTTCGTACACTGACTTGTATTATCTAATTGACAGTGAAAAATCGGAAGTAGTTCGACCAATAATTCAATCTATAGTCGAAGTTGTATTGCGAGCAATCAGCAAGACGCCGATGGGTTTGGCTCCGTACACTGTTGGACTTAATTCCCGCATTGAAGAGGTCATGGAAAAGTTAGAAGTTAAATCCAATGGTGTTCGAGTATTTGGTATGCATGGTATGGGTGGGATTGGCAAGACAACTCTTGCCAAAGCTCTTTTTAATAAACTTGTTGGCCACTTTGAATTACACAGTTTCATATCAAATGTGAGAGAAGTTCCAAATACTGTCGAAGGCCAAATATCTCTTCAAAACAAGCTCATCGATCATCTTTCTGGCTGCAAAAACCCTCATGTAAGTGACCTTAGGGAAGGTCACACTGCAATCAAAATGGTAGTAAATGAAAAGCGGGTTCTTGTAGTTCTTGACGATGTTGATAATGTTTGCCACCTACACGCTCTAATGTCCAAAAAAGATGTGTTCTATGATGGGAGCCGGATTATAATTACCACAAGAGATATAACAGTGTTAGAAGGTTTTGTGGATTTGGAGTATGAGGTCAAAGTCTTGGATCAACTTTCGGCATTGGAACTCTTCAGTTATCACGCTCAAGGAAGAAAGAAGCCACGAAATAATTTTGAGAATCTGTCTAATCAAATCGTGTCTTTAACTGGGCATTTACCATTGGCCTTGGAAGTAATTGGTTCTATGTTGTTTGATAAGAGGACAATTAAGGAGTGGGATGATGCTACTAAGAAATTGAAAGAGATTCGTCCTGATAATCTTCAGGGTGTATTGGAGGTAAGTTACAATGCTCTAGACGAGGAAGAGAAGTGTATATTCCTAGATATTTCATGCCTATTTGTGAATATGGGTATGGATAGAGATTATGCAATTGATGTATTGAAGGGGTGTGGTTTTGACGCTGAGATAGCAATCTCCAAACTCACAACAAAATCACTCATTAAAATTACGCAAGACAACACTTTGTGGGTGCATGACCAGCTTAGAGATATGGGACGACACATTGTTAAGCATGAAAATGTAGTTGATCCTTGCATGCGTAGCAGACTTTGGAATCGTGAGGAGATCATGACTGTTTTACTTGATGATAAGGTACAATTATGATAAATATTATTCTACACACAATACGTACGTAACATATATGAAATGGTTTTATTTGCATGTTAGTCTTTGGTTATTTCTTTTGCATTTGTTTCACTTCCAAAATCTAATGCattatgtttgcatgtttaaCAACAGCGAACAAAAGATACACAAGGAATTGTCTTAGACTTCAAGGGGAAAAGCATAGTGAAGGATGTTTCTGGTGGAAGAATATCGTGGAACAACTTTCGAAGTAACCCCTCTTTTACTAATGCAATTACTTACTTAACAGAAACATTTAAAGACTACCAACAAGGTCAAGCTGAGAAGAAGAGAGAGGTCAAAATTTTTACTAAACCCTTTGAAACAATGGTCAAACTTAGACTACTCCAAACAAATTACGCCAACCTTGAGGGAGAATTTAAGTTCCCTGTGAGCCTAAAATGGCTACAGTTGAAAGGGTGTCCTTTGACATATCTCCCATCTGCATTTTGTGCACTGGGACTTTCCGTCCTTGACCTTTCAGATAGCAAAATGAAAAGAGTTTGGGCATGGTACACCAAAAACGTACGTGGCTCCCTTCCTGCCATGCTTACATATTATATCTTATTATTACAATTATCTGACCTTTATTTTCTCtctgttttgttttttatttaggTTTCAATTTTCTTAGTGTATCATCtaatagattttttttgtttaatgtgTTTCTCAGATGGCTGACAGTGTAAAGGTATTGAACCTTCGTGGTTGCTCTAACTTGGTTGCTATTCCCAATTTATCTAAGAATAAGAAGTTGGAAAAACTTATTCTTGGAAATTGTGTAAGCTTGACTAAGATTGATGAATACATAGGGAATATGAGCACATTGATTCACTTGAACCTAAGAGATTGTTTAAATCTTGTTAAACTCCCAACCGATGTCTCGGGCTTGAAGCAGCTTCAAATTCTTATCCTCTCTGGTTGCATAAAATTAAAAGAATTGCCTGCAAACATAAATAGCCTGAAATCCTTGAAGGAACTTCTAGTTGATGACACTGCAATAGAAAAACTGCCTGAATCTATCTTTGGTCTAACACAACTTGAAAAGCTCAGCTTAAATCGTTGCAGATATTTAAAAAGATTACCCCATTGCATAGGATGTTTGTGTTCTTTGAAAGATTTATCCCTTAATAATTCTGGGTTAGATGAATTGCCAGATTCCATTGGATCATTAGAAAACCTTGAGATTCTAAGTGTCATGTGGTGTCCATCGTTGACTTCACTTCCTGATTCTGTTGGAAAACTCAAGTTGTTAAGAGAACTTCTAATTTTGGCAAGCCCAATCACTGAACTACCCGTTTGTATTGGTACATTACCAAATCTTAAGCAGTTTTCACTGGGGAAAGGTCGATTGTTAAGTACATTGCCTCATTCAATTGGAGGACTAATTTCTCTTGTTGAACTTGATATAGATGAGACATCAATCACGCATCTACCTGATCAGATTGGAGCCATGAAATCACTAAAGAAGCTAAACTTGTGGAAGTGTAAATCTCTTAGGTCACTACCAGAGTCCATTGGCAGCATTTTGTCTCTTACTACTTTGACTATAACTGAAGCTGAAATCATAGAGCTACCGGAGTCAATAGGTATGTTGGATAACCTCACAATGATACGACTTACTAATTGTAGGAAGCTCCTCAAGCTTCCAGCTTCAATTGGGAATTTGAAGTTCTTGTATCGTTTACTAATGGAGGATACTGCAGTGACTGAATTGCCTGATAGCTTTGGGAAACTCTCAAGCTTAATAGTATTACGCATTTCAAAGAAGCCTCAAGTTGTTGGACTATCTAAGAATAATGAACCAAACACATCAATGATTTGCAGTTCACAAGAGGCACGTTTCTTTCCACCTTCTTTCTCAAATCTGTCCTCGTTAAGTGAATTGGACGCTCGTGCTAGGAATATTTCAGGAAAAATTCCTAATGATTTTGAGAAGTTGGTATTATTAGAGATTCTAAATCTTGGGCACAATAGTTTCTCCAGCCTTCCTTCTAGCTTAAAAGGTCTTTCATATCTCAAGGAACTACTTTTGCCTCATTGCAATGAACTAAGATCCCTCCCTCCACTTCCTTC is a window of Humulus lupulus chromosome 4, drHumLupu1.1, whole genome shotgun sequence DNA encoding:
- the LOC133831262 gene encoding disease resistance protein RUN1-like isoform X1, coding for MAIGEGADQSTLSGGVTFRLRWDVFLSFRGEDTRDNVTKSLYESLEKKGVRTFRDDDGLNRGEEIAPSLLEAIDDSAAAVVIFSKRYADSRWCLEELAKICESPNKLILPVFCEVAPGDVRKQIGPYEKDFQHHEKNRSPELVERWRKALNKIGNISGWVIDNSEKSEVVRPIIQSIVEVVLRAISKTPMGLAPYTVGLNSRIEEVMEKLEVKSNGVRVFGMHGMGGIGKTTLAKALFNKLVGHFELHSFISNVREVPNTVEGQISLQNKLIDHLSGCKNPHVSDLREGHTAIKMVVNEKRVLVVLDDVDNVCHLHALMSKKDVFYDGSRIIITTRDITVLEGFVDLEYEVKVLDQLSALELFSYHAQGRKKPRNNFENLSNQIVSLTGHLPLALEVIGSMLFDKRTIKEWDDATKKLKEIRPDNLQGVLEVSYNALDEEEKCIFLDISCLFVNMGMDRDYAIDVLKGCGFDAEIAISKLTTKSLIKITQDNTLWVHDQLRDMGRHIVKHENVVDPCMRSRLWNREEIMTVLLDDKRTKDTQGIVLDFKGKSIVKDVSGGRISWNNFRSNPSFTNAITYLTETFKDYQQGQAEKKREVKIFTKPFETMVKLRLLQTNYANLEGEFKFPVSLKWLQLKGCPLTYLPSAFCALGLSVLDLSDSKMKRVWAWYTKNMADSVKVLNLRGCSNLVAIPNLSKNKKLEKLILGNCVSLTKIDEYIGNMSTLIHLNLRDCLNLVKLPTDVSGLKQLQILILSGCIKLKELPANINSLKSLKELLVDDTAIEKLPESIFGLTQLEKLSLNRCRYLKRLPHCIGCLCSLKDLSLNNSGLDELPDSIGSLENLEILSVMWCPSLTSLPDSVGKLKLLRELLILASPITELPVCIGTLPNLKQFSLGKGRLLSTLPHSIGGLISLVELDIDETSITHLPDQIGAMKSLKKLNLWKCKSLRSLPESIGSILSLTTLTITEAEIIELPESIGMLDNLTMIRLTNCRKLLKLPASIGNLKFLYRLLMEDTAVTELPDSFGKLSSLIVLRISKKPQVVGLSKNNEPNTSMICSSQEARFFPPSFSNLSSLSELDARARNISGKIPNDFEKLVLLEILNLGHNSFSSLPSSLKGLSYLKELLLPHCNELRSLPPLPSSLRWVNCAHCTSLENISDISNLESLEELNLTNCAKVEDIPGLECLKSLRRLYMNCCHNCSSIAKKRLAKGWLRNIRNLSMPGSKIPNWFSQDVVTFTERKNRPIKGITIGVVVSLDLENQDDMIHLLPGIVDIHVRILKQDFPIFTTALNLGGIPKRSEDQLHLCRFSNHHPLVAQMKTGYKLLVTTRDPPIMKGVELKKWGICIAYEDDDDYEGNEEYLSEIGRESISEKLAKFFHTYEEEDSDSEFNTSKVQKTSTTPHTTSSSKTKYLLPIVCSFLLVGFSWFYMYT
- the LOC133831262 gene encoding disease resistance protein RPV1-like isoform X2, with translation MAIGEGADQSTLSGGVTFRLRWDVFLSFRGEDTRDNVTKSLYESLEKKGVRTFRDDDGLNRGEEIAPSLLEAIDDSAAAVVIFSKRYADSRWCLEELAKICESPNKLILPVFCEVAPGDVRKQIGPYEKDFQHHEKNRSPELVERWRKALNKIGNISGWVIDNSEKSEVVRPIIQSIVEVVLRAISKTPMGLAPYTVGLNSRIEEVMEKLEVKSNGVRVFGMHGMGGIGKTTLAKALFNKLVGHFELHSFISNVREVPNTVEGQISLQNKLIDHLSGCKNPHVSDLREGHTAIKMVVNEKRVLVVLDDVDNVCHLHALMSKKDVFYDGSRIIITTRDITVLEGFVDLEYEVKVLDQLSALELFSYHAQGRKKPRNNFENLSNQIVSLTGHLPLALEVIGSMLFDKRTIKEWDDATKKLKEIRPDNLQGVLEVSYNALDEEEKCIFLDISCLFVNMGMDRDYAIDVLKGCGFDAEIAISKLTTKSLIKITQDNTLWVHDQLRDMGRHIVKHENVVDPCMRSRLWNREEIMTVLLDDKRTKDTQGIVLDFKGKSIVKDVSGGRISWNNFRSNPSFTNAITYLTETFKDYQQGQAEKKREVKIFTKPFETMVKLRLLQTNYANLEGEFKFPVSLKWLQLKGCPLTYLPSAFCALGLSVLDLSDSKMKRVWAWYTKNMADSVKVLNLRGCSNLVAIPNLSKNKKLEKLILGNCVSLTKIDEYIGNMSTLIHLNLRDCLNLVKLPTDVSGLKQLQILILSGCIKLKELPANINSLKSLKELLVDDTAIEKLPESIFGLTQLEKLSLNRCRYLKRLPHCIGCLCSLKDLSLNNSGLDELPDSIGSLENLEILSVMWCPSLTSLPDSVGKLKLLRELLILASPITELPVCIGTLPNLKQFSLGKGRLLSTLPHSIGGLISLVELDIDETSITHLPDQIGAMKSLKKLNLWKCKSLRSLPESIGSILSLTTLTITEAEIIELPESIGMLDNLTMIRLTNCRKLLKLPASIGNLKFLYRLLMEDTAVTELPDSFGKLSSLIVLRISKKPQVVGLSKNNEPNTSMICSSQEARFFPPSFSNLSSLSELDARARNISGKIPNDFEKLVLLEILNLGHNSFSSLPSSLKGLSYLKELLLPHCNELRSLPPLPSSLRWVNCAHCTSLENISDISNLESLEELNLTNCAKVEDIPGLECLKSLRRVG